The Toxorhynchites rutilus septentrionalis strain SRP chromosome 3, ASM2978413v1, whole genome shotgun sequence genome includes a region encoding these proteins:
- the LOC129780635 gene encoding hrp65 protein-like isoform X1 — protein MEVAKPEVNGTPLPQRQQNNANQGPQPGGAAPANQNQGGGPQNQPGGGNKPNQNMNNRNNNQNKNRGNMNRFGNRNNQQQGGNRQNNQDGNNEGNQQQQHQQRPGNQGHQGNRGGNRNRNQGGDGDQGQGFDRRRSGPGDQYFINEKLRMLQGPLMEIPPIETEEVKFSGRNRLYIGNLTNDVTEDELTELFRPYGDISEIFMNKEKNYAFVRVDYFSNAEKAKRELDGTSRKNRILRVRFAPNATAIRVRNLTPFISNELLYKAFEVFGPLERASVQIDERGKSTGEGIVEFKNKPGAMSALRYCTEKCYFLCSSLRPCIVEPYTYQDDTDGLPEKSLNKKIPDFQKSRQLGPRFAEHGSFEHEYGQRWKHMHELYKQKAEALKREMIMEEEKLEAQMEFARYEHETEQLREQLRMREQDRDRQKAEWEMKERQASEAKQRNEIQMKHDVEEMQNRIKRTDDELHRRQQENNLFMQNQQMHLQDNDNNRRPFDMMNQGGGGGGGAGGNNFGGMEIRDYEHGQNRQSRFNDDGQQQNNQQGGGGGPQRQGNAFGGGGGNNRNWMNNNNDRRNNDDFQSKRRRF, from the exons ATGGAAGTAGCTAAGCCAGAAGTTAACGGTACACCATTGCCACAACGTCAGCAGAACAATGCAAACCAGGGTCCCCAACCTGGTGGCGCAGCCCCAGCCAATCAGAATCAAGGAGGTGGCCCGCAAAATCAGCCCGGTGGAGGCAATAAACCGAATCAGAATATGAATAATCGCAATAATAACCAGAACAAGAATCGCGGAAATATGAATCGATTTGGAAATCGCAATAATCAACAGCAGGGTGGTAATCGTCAGAATAACCAGGATGGAAATAACGAAGGAAatcagcaacagcagcatcaGCAACGTCCAGGAAATCAAGGCCATCAAGGAAATCGTGGAGGAAACAGAAACCGGAACCAAGGTGGCGAT GGTGATCAAGGCCAAGGCTTTGACCGACGCCGTAGCGGTCCGGGAGACCAATATTTCATCAATGAGAAACTGCGTATGCTTCAAGGACCGTTGATGGAAATCCCACCGATCGAGACCGAAGAAGTTAAGTTTTCTGGTCGTAATCGATTGTACATCGGTAATTTAACAAATGACGTGACCGAGGACGAGCTGACGGAGCTTTTCAGACCGTACGGTGACATTAGTGagattttcatgaataaagagAAAAACTATGCCTTCGTGCGTGTGGACTATTTTTCCAACGCCGAGAAAGCAAAGCGAGAGTTGGATGGAACTTCGCGCAAGAATCGCATTTTAAGAGTGCGTTTTGCTCCGAATGCAACGGCAATTCGCGTAAGGAATTTGACGCCATTCATAAGTAATGAGCTGCTTTATAAAGCCTTTGAAGTATTCGGACCTTTGGAGCGTGCTTCGGTGCAAATAGATGAGCGTGGAAAATCCACCGGAGAAGGTATCGTTGAGTTTAAGAACAAACCTGGCGCTATGTCAGCTCTACGATACTGTACGGAAAAATGCTATTTCTTGTGCTCTTCGTTGCGTCCATGTATTGTTGAGCCATATACTTATCAAGATGATACGGATGGATTGCCGGAGAAATCACTGAACAAAAAAATTCCCGACTTCCAAAAATCAAGACAG CTTGGACCACGCTTCGCTGAACATGGTTCGTTCGAGCATGAGTATGGTCAGCGCTGGAAGCACATGCATGAGCTGTACAAGCAAAAGGCTGAAGCTCTAAAACGCGAAATGATCATGGAGGAGGAAAAATTGGAAGCTCAAATGGAATTCGCTCGGTACGAACACGAAACTGAGCAGCTGCGAGAAC AACTTCGCATGCGTGAACAAGATCGTGATCGTCAGAAGGCTGAATGGGAAATGAAGGAACGTCAAGCTTCGGAAGCTAAGCAGCGCAATGAGATCCAGATGAAGCACGATGTGGAAGAAATGCAGAACCGCATAAAACGAACTGACGACGAGCTTCACAGACGTCAACAGGAAAATAATCTTTTTATGCAG AACCAGCAAATGCACCTCCAAGATAACGATAACAACCGCCGACCGTTTGACATGATGAATCAGGGTGgtggtggcggcggcggcgCTGGTGGTAACAACTTTGGTGGAATG GAGATTCGTGACTATGAGCATGGTCAAAATAGACAGTCGCGCTTTAACGACGATGGCCAACAACAGAACAACCAGCAGGGAGGCGGAGGAGGACCTCAGCGCCAAGGCAATGCTTTCGGCGGCGGTGGTGGAAACAATCGTAACTGGATGAACAACAACAATGATCGTCGCAACAATGATGATTTCCAGAGCAAGCGAAGGCGTTTCTAA
- the LOC129780635 gene encoding hrp65 protein-like isoform X2: MEVAKPEVNGTPLPQRQQNNANQGPQPGGAAPANQNQGGGPQNQPGGGNKPNQNMNNRNNNQNKNRGNMNRFGNRNNQQQGGNRQNNQDGNNEGNQQQQHQQRPGNQGHQGNRGGNRNRNQGGDGDQGQGFDRRRSGPGDQYFINEKLRMLQGPLMEIPPIETEEVKFSGRNRLYIGNLTNDVTEDELTELFRPYGDISEIFMNKEKNYAFVRVDYFSNAEKAKRELDGTSRKNRILRVRFAPNATAIRVRNLTPFISNELLYKAFEVFGPLERASVQIDERGKSTGEGIVEFKNKPGAMSALRYCTEKCYFLCSSLRPCIVEPYTYQDDTDGLPEKSLNKKIPDFQKSRQLGPRFAEHGSFEHEYGQRWKHMHELYKQKAEALKREMIMEEEKLEAQMEFARYEHETEQLREQLRMREQDRDRQKAEWEMKERQASEAKQRNEIQMKHDVEEMQNRIKRTDDELHRRQQENNLFMQNQQMHLQDNDNNRRPFDMMNQGGGGGGGAGGNNFGGMAMSRNFFQRKSSRKVF, translated from the exons ATGGAAGTAGCTAAGCCAGAAGTTAACGGTACACCATTGCCACAACGTCAGCAGAACAATGCAAACCAGGGTCCCCAACCTGGTGGCGCAGCCCCAGCCAATCAGAATCAAGGAGGTGGCCCGCAAAATCAGCCCGGTGGAGGCAATAAACCGAATCAGAATATGAATAATCGCAATAATAACCAGAACAAGAATCGCGGAAATATGAATCGATTTGGAAATCGCAATAATCAACAGCAGGGTGGTAATCGTCAGAATAACCAGGATGGAAATAACGAAGGAAatcagcaacagcagcatcaGCAACGTCCAGGAAATCAAGGCCATCAAGGAAATCGTGGAGGAAACAGAAACCGGAACCAAGGTGGCGAT GGTGATCAAGGCCAAGGCTTTGACCGACGCCGTAGCGGTCCGGGAGACCAATATTTCATCAATGAGAAACTGCGTATGCTTCAAGGACCGTTGATGGAAATCCCACCGATCGAGACCGAAGAAGTTAAGTTTTCTGGTCGTAATCGATTGTACATCGGTAATTTAACAAATGACGTGACCGAGGACGAGCTGACGGAGCTTTTCAGACCGTACGGTGACATTAGTGagattttcatgaataaagagAAAAACTATGCCTTCGTGCGTGTGGACTATTTTTCCAACGCCGAGAAAGCAAAGCGAGAGTTGGATGGAACTTCGCGCAAGAATCGCATTTTAAGAGTGCGTTTTGCTCCGAATGCAACGGCAATTCGCGTAAGGAATTTGACGCCATTCATAAGTAATGAGCTGCTTTATAAAGCCTTTGAAGTATTCGGACCTTTGGAGCGTGCTTCGGTGCAAATAGATGAGCGTGGAAAATCCACCGGAGAAGGTATCGTTGAGTTTAAGAACAAACCTGGCGCTATGTCAGCTCTACGATACTGTACGGAAAAATGCTATTTCTTGTGCTCTTCGTTGCGTCCATGTATTGTTGAGCCATATACTTATCAAGATGATACGGATGGATTGCCGGAGAAATCACTGAACAAAAAAATTCCCGACTTCCAAAAATCAAGACAG CTTGGACCACGCTTCGCTGAACATGGTTCGTTCGAGCATGAGTATGGTCAGCGCTGGAAGCACATGCATGAGCTGTACAAGCAAAAGGCTGAAGCTCTAAAACGCGAAATGATCATGGAGGAGGAAAAATTGGAAGCTCAAATGGAATTCGCTCGGTACGAACACGAAACTGAGCAGCTGCGAGAAC AACTTCGCATGCGTGAACAAGATCGTGATCGTCAGAAGGCTGAATGGGAAATGAAGGAACGTCAAGCTTCGGAAGCTAAGCAGCGCAATGAGATCCAGATGAAGCACGATGTGGAAGAAATGCAGAACCGCATAAAACGAACTGACGACGAGCTTCACAGACGTCAACAGGAAAATAATCTTTTTATGCAG AACCAGCAAATGCACCTCCAAGATAACGATAACAACCGCCGACCGTTTGACATGATGAATCAGGGTGgtggtggcggcggcggcgCTGGTGGTAACAACTTTGGTGGAATG